From the genome of Saprospiraceae bacterium:
ATTAAGTCATTCATTTAAACCATATCGATTTATGGATGGAGATAGCTTAATAAATAGGCCGCAAAGCCCAGAAAGAGGTCAATTGTTAATTACACTTTGTTTTCTACCATTGGATAGCTTAACTTTAGCTAAAATTTTTAAAACCGCTACATTTGAAAGTGCCAATTTAGAATCAGCCAAATTAAATTATGCTGATTGGAATAGGGCTGATTTTGAAAGAGCTATTTTGAAGAAGGATAAAATGTTTATAGCAACTTTATTTAAGACTGTGTTAACACTTGACGAAAATCTGGATTCTATTTATTTAAATAAGACTAATTCATTAATGGCAATTTTGATAAGAGCACATTTAAGAGGTGCTTATTTGGCAAATGCAGATTTGGTGGAGGCCAATTTGAGTAATGCTGATTTGAATAGAGGTGATTTAAATGAAGCAGATTTGAGTAAAGCTGATTTGATAAGTGCTGAAATGGCATATGCTAATTTACAGAGTGTCAAGTTAGTGGGTGCTAATTTAACAAATGTTAATTTGACATATTCTGATTTAGAAAATGCTAATTTGAGATATGCTAATTTGAGTCATGCTAAATTAAATTATTCTAATTTGGAAAACGCAAATTTAGATGAAGCTGATTTGAGCTATGTAAATTTTTTGAACACGTATAATTTATCTGTGGATCAACTTTCAAAATCTAAAACTTTATATCAATGTAAAAACTTACATGATTCATTAAAACTATCTTTACAAAAAAGGCATCCTAATTTATTTAAGGCACTTCAATAGTATCACATTATCTATAAATATGTACCTTATTCGTACCTTTATTTTATATCTATTTGATAATCGATTATAAATACATTTTGTATCGGAAAGTAATAAATTTATACAAATTCACAAAAACATATGATAATTTAGCTGAATGTTGATTTTAATGGCCTAGTTGGCTATGAACAAGCTTAATTTGTCTAAATTCGAATGGAGACATAATTCCAATTTTAACATTAGAGTCTCTCGATGTTCGAATGAATGATTCTCAGTAAATCATCAAAATCAGGTTG
Proteins encoded in this window:
- a CDS encoding pentapeptide repeat-containing protein, yielding MGKNQSDSNQEASKKVQTRSANKRSNEHLDLRNFIPGILIIGVLLGIVIILIYQVHLPQITKLLYRITLFTFGVAVFSIILFYAFKRKVTSVLFGSDTANSGGIIDDAHKITDALTERFTEALPSEVPPDVRKRIKFVVPRLMNWFIWNRFRNWWWQWVLSIFLSLGGLTGTLLLINQNELLQNQNVLIQRQMSLEEANRRSALVVLMSNIMDKVDKEIERQQIGLSEEQISNRKYKLSQSLIGQIAALSHSFKPYRFMDGDSLINRPQSPERGQLLITLCFLPLDSLTLAKIFKTATFESANLESAKLNYADWNRADFERAILKKDKMFIATLFKTVLTLDENLDSIYLNKTNSLMAILIRAHLRGAYLANADLVEANLSNADLNRGDLNEADLSKADLISAEMAYANLQSVKLVGANLTNVNLTYSDLENANLRYANLSHAKLNYSNLENANLDEADLSYVNFLNTYNLSVDQLSKSKTLYQCKNLHDSLKLSLQKRHPNLFKALQ